The genomic region CATTATGCCACACTGGCTTCAtgtatcactttaaaattttgttactaaataattttaaggacttcccaggtggtgcaggggtaaagaatctgcctgccaatgcaggaaacgcaaggTATGcagttcgatcccagggtcaggaagatgccctggagcaggaaatggcaagccatttcagtattcttgccagggaaatcccatggacagaggagcctggtgggctacagtccatggggtttcaaagagtcagaggcaactAAGCACActtataaagaattttaaagcagTCTTTAACACTATCATTTCCTTTCAAATATCATattgcttaaaaataataaaattattttacagctGGTTTACTCCAGTCAGTATCCAAATTGATGAATTCTTTGTATTTGATTGCTATCTCACCTGAGGCTCATTTATTCTAAAACTATATCCTACACCATTTACAGCCATCACCATCTCTCATATCCTTGAACTGTTGGAGAAACAAAGATGTCAAATTACATGTCTGAATTCTGGATTTGTCTATTGGCTTCTCGTACTTTCTCCTCAAAACTTCTAAACGTCCTATaagtagaatttttatttaaaggctATCTTAGatacaggtttgttttttttttttcttttggcaaaaaCATGTCACAGAAAGGAATGGAAATATTTGAACATGAAACATATTCTGTTCAAACAAAGCCAATGCAACGCCTGGGCAAGTTTCTgaagagaaaaaccaaaataaataacagcaaatatgttaaaaaaacacCTAACTTAAAACAAGGAAACCATTACCACAAATCACATCTCATGATCCTCTATATTACAGATTCTATctttgagaaaggaaagagaatattTGGTAATCTCAGTTTTGAAGTTTCACATATATTAAACAGGATAAGATAACAGCAAAGATTTCTCATATGAGGAAAATAATTTGGAGAAAACATTTCCTATGTTAGACATATCCCCACTTGTGTTAAATCCCCCAAGCAAACCTTGCAACAACACTGAAAAGTGAAATGTAGAGCAGTGGTGGAGCATTGGTCCCAGTGCTGCTCTGCATCCTACTCTTGTCTATTATAGATCATACTTGATCTTTTATAACTTGATGTTTTCTCCAAACAATATGTGAAAACTTATAGGTCTAAATCATTTTAATGGTTGATATTATTcctttctgtgggcttcccaggtggtacagtgaggtaaagaatgcacctaccaatgcaggagactcgagagatgcagggttgatccctgggtcaggaacatctcctaagagaagggaatggcaacccacttcagtattcttgcctggaaaattccatggacagaggagccaggtgggctatagtccatggggttacaaagagtcagacacacccaCACATTATTCCATTATATGAGGATGACATAATTTGCTCAATCTCTTATTCATGGAACTTTAGGTTGTCTGCAGTTTTTATTATTGCAAATATTCTTAGAATATGCTCCCTCCTTTAAACCATCTTTTCCAACCTGTGCAATCATGTCTTAAAGACAAATTCTGAGCAGTTGCATTAGTGGTTGAAAGATAATGCTCCTTATACactttgatacatatatataaaatcctcTTCAGAAGTGTtacacctgttttttttttttttttcctctaacacATAGTAAGGATGCTAACTTCTTTCTGCTCCCTTACTGACACTGAGTTTAGTTAATCTGTCACTATTGCCGACCTGAATTGGTAAGAATGTAATACTTCAGGGatggttttatttgcatttgaatGGCTGTTTCATATACAAACAATAACCAGTGTGAAAatgtaatgttaaaaaaaaaaaaaaaaaacaactaaagggacttccctggtggtccagaggttaagaattcactttgcaatgcaggggtttcaggttcaatccctggtcagggaactaagatcccacgggccacaactaagacctaatgcagccaaataaatattcttttaaaaaggaaagaaaactaggaataaaatatgatcaaaataacaaacaaaataaacagataCAAAAATACATTGTTATTGAAGATAAAGATACTGTAAAATTATGTCCTCCTCCAAAATCCAACTATAATCCCAAACTGAATCACAGTATTGATAGGAACTTGACAAAATGAGCACCTTCTAAAAACCCATTATTAAACAAGATGCTGAGAAAGAGTGGTGTCTGCTTCTGACAATGAACACTTTGGCTTGGAAAACAGAACCAGTGGGAATATGAATACATATCAGTGTCTCTGCCGCACCCTTAAAATATCACTTCCATAGAGCTTCTCGACTGTATGAAGAATCTAATGGATTTGAAAACCTGAGTATGGCCTAATTCTTACCATAATAATAACACAGCTTTCATCTCTGAGCACTATTTTGAATGTTCTTAGCAGAGAATACATTTCTAGAGGAgattctaaaaacaaacaaaaacacctacAGGTTTTGGCTGGACTGAAGCTGGCCCCATCCCAATTAGAATTTCCTTCCTGGGCACACCCATTAATGGAAATTTGACCTCTAACTACTGTCATTGCCACAAAGAGCCCATTTGTCAAGAATCACTTTCTTGGCCTATGACAGCTGATGGGCGTTTCAAGAAAGGTGTTGAGATCCACAGTAGTTTCCGGAATGCCCTTAAGAAACATGTGCTTTAGTGCTGCACGCTGACATCATGGGTGGTAGCGTCCCTGTCCTTTGCTCTTCCAGCCCTCCCAATAGCTGAGTAAGTGTCTATCATCTGGAAACCTAGAGTgtcttctgttttcctcattgAACCCAGACTGGCTACATTTATAATGTTTCTGTCCTCTTGTGGAGTCTTGGCTGAGTAAGAAGGTCCAAGCTATATATTTCCTGAGCCTTGTCATGCTCATGACATGCATAGTCCATCTCATCCCTATGAACTCTCTAATGGGCAAGAAGATCTGAGTTCCAACTGAAGCCCTTACCACAACCGTCATATTTATATGGCTTCTCTTGGGTGTGATCTCTCTGATGTAAGTGAAAATAGAAGCCCTTATCACACACTTGGCACATGTGAGGCTTTTCTCCTGTGTGAACTCTCTGATGAATGTGCAGAACTGAGCTGTACGTGAAAGCCTTCCTGCACACATCACATTTGTAGGGTTTCTCCCGTGTGCACCCTCTAGTGAATGTGCAGTTATATGCTTTGGCTGAGGCTCTTCCCACCCTCGTCACACTGGTAAGGCTTCTTCCCCATGTGCAGCTTCTGGTGAACTTGGAGAATGGAGCTAGAACTGACGCATTTGCTGCACTCACTGCATTTGTAGGGTTTCTCCCCTGTGTGGACCCTCTGATGGACAAGAAGGTTGGAGCTCTGATCAAAGTCCTTCCCACACTTGGCGCACTTATACGGCCTTTTCCCACTGTGGACCCTCTGATGGAAACACAGGAGCAAACCAAATCTGAACCCCTTCCCACACACATCACAGGTTTAGGGTATCTCCCCCATGTGGACTCGGCGATGGTTATGAAGAGAGGAATTGCAACTGAAGCCTTTGCCACATTCCATGCATTTATAGGGTTTGTCTCCTGGAGGGCCATTGGGATTTCTAGGAAGGTTTGAGTTCTGTTTGCAGCCCTGAGCCCACTCTTGACCTTCACAAGTTTCCTCCCCTGAATGGGTTTTATCGTGAACAGTATGTTCTGAGCTCTGGCTAAAGTCCCTTCCATACCTATGGTGTTTATAAGATATTCCTCCGTGTGAGCACTGTGACGAACATGAGCATCATCTGTGAAGCCCATTCTAGAGTTATTACATCTGAAAGTGTGCCACACTGCATGGACCATGTGACTGTGTTTGACTATTGACTTTATAACCAAGTGTTTCCCACAGTTGGTGTATCTACAAAGTTCCTCTCCTTTACATTCTTGGGAATCATCATAATCACTCAAGGTCTGAAAGAAGCTGTCATCACACCGAGCGCATCCATCCAGTTTCTCTTCTATCTGCTTTCTCCGAGAATTATGGGGCTCAGTCATTAGGTTGGCTTTCTTCCAGGATTCTGGGGTAAGGACCTGTGTCAGGCTTTTCTAAGCTGTGATGTTTTGATTTTCTAAATTAATGGCATTTATTAcatggttttcattttcagaaatctGAAGAGACACTCCTGGCCACTCTTCACAGAGGGAAATGTCTCCTAAATACTGGGGACAATCTCCTTGAAGATTCATAATAACATAATCATGACTCATGGTCAATTCACTGATCCTTTGGTTCCAAATTTTCCAAAAATAGAgcacttctggagaaggcaatggcatcccactcctgtactcttgcctggagaatcccatggacggaggagcctggtgggctgcagtccctggggtcgctgggagtcggacgtgactgagcgacttcactttgattttcactttcatgcattggaggaggaaatggcaacccactccattgttcttgcctggagagtcccatggacagaggagcctggtgggctgcagtccgtggggtcgcacagagtcggacacgactgaagcgacttagcagcagcagcagcagcagagcgctTCTGGTGAGAGGTAACTCAAGCCTTTTTCCTGAAGGTTCATAAGGTTGTTTTTAATCCTGTCTTCTATGAGGAGAAAGAGAATTTGGCTAAGCAAACAAGTAGATCATCTATCCAAAGGCTCTGAGGATATGAAGCTGGGTGGGATGAGAAGTTGCCACTGGATCCTAGTTATGTATGAAACAATTAGAAACCTAATCATTCTAATCTGTGAGCTGCCAATCAAAAACCACTGACTGCAGATGCATCAAAAGAAATACTGGAAACAatttataaaggaagaaattcaCCTCTCTGCTATTAGAGTAGTCCATAAAAAGACTTTAGTCATTTTGctaatttgtttttaagtaatGGATTTTATATCCATGACCTCTAAAGCCTATAGTTTTTtcagcaatatttaaaaataaatttatctaaaataactttgcttccaaaacACACAAGCTTTTATAGTTTTTAAGCACATATTTACTGTGAGACAACTTTAAAACTTAATAAATCTCTGTGTGGGTACTTTTGTAAGAATTATGTATATCTGTGAGgctttaaggagaaggcaatggcaccccactccagtactcttgcctggaaaatcccatggatggaggagcctggtgggctgcagtccataaggtcgctaagagtcagacacaactgagcgactccactttcacttttcactttcatgcattggagaaggaaatggcaacccactccagtgttcttgcctggagaatcccagggacgggggagcctggtgggctgccgtctatggggtcgcacagagtcggacacgactgaagtgacttagcagcagcagcagtgaggctTTAAAGGGAGATGCACTTTTAAACACTGTACGTATTGAACCACATTGAAATGGAATGCACCATACTTAAAATGTGTTGTTCACTGTGAATTCATTTTCAACATATTCTTGGTTATTGCTGTTTCTGACTGAAGGGGTGAGTATACATCAGAAAGAATCATCATAGCTACCACACCATGtgactatttatttattacatgATATGAAGTTAGaagaacaaaaatacataaaaagacaaaaacaaaaacccccaaacaTAAGGGGAAGGTTCCTATATGATTTaggtaatatatataataatggaGTTCTGGACATGGTGAGAGATATAAAGGATCACAGAGACCTTCCAGGATCCTGTAGAAGGTTGCAGGAACAAGCAACAAGTCCTCTCTCCTAACCAAGTCCTTGCCTTTACATGAGCTATTAAATGTGATAGAACTATCATGTATATTTGTGTACAAGATGCACAACTGAACACAGCGGGCCTACAGCTGCAGTGGGGATTGAAATGGGGATGATTTTGTGAAATATGGGACATCCTTTTTATTTCCCTGAGGTTTTCTGGCTTTGTGAAGAGACAAAATCCCTCAAGACCTTATAGTCCAATTTCCAACTTCTCCCCTTTGAGGTTATTGCAGAATCTCTAACAGCCATGGATAGGAGAATGGGCAGCGTGGAACTGTTCACGGCCTGGCACCCAGGAAGCAAGATTGTACGAAAGGTTCATAAGAAATAGAGGGTTGAAGATGGTCACAACACCTTGGCACCCAAAAATAGGCTTCACAAAATGTCACAAATATCATCTGGACACTGCTTCTAGTTCAAGGtaattttctgattcattttattgAGTGACTTTGGTTCATAAAGTGGTGTCAGAGGAAACAGGAACAGGCTTAAAGCAGTAGTTTTCCAACTGTTTGGACTGTACCCATAGCAAGAAAAGCATTTACACTGTGACCCAGTacctacacagacacacagaccagAAACTAAAATACTGTCATCAGTTGAGGCTTACCTTACCAGGTGCAACGTACTCTGATAAATCCTTTCATGTTCTAGTCCatggatttgttttgctttttaaaaactgctagCTATGGCATGGTCACTTGGTTTCAGGACTCACCAATGGGGTCAGTCCCGCACATTGAGGCCAAGGATCTCTGTTTACAATCTATGGACATGGCAGTACTTCATGTCACCTGGTTATTACAAGCACAGGGCTGAGGGTCAGACTGGGAGGTTCAAATCCTAGTTCCTCTGACAAGCGGGGtgatcctgggcaagttactCGTCCACGCTGCGCCTCAGTTGTTTGCTCTGTAGAAGGGGGACAATAAGAGCAACTATCTCATAAACTAAACTGAGGTCACAGATACCTGTATACAGGGCTCTGAGAAATTGAAGCTAGGATAGATATTGATCAGCAAGAGGGCAAATAAGCGGACACTCATAGTGTACTGACTACCAACCTGATCCTAATTGGGTTCCTTTAATACCAGTTTTTCCAAaacattggttaaaaaaaaaagaaaactgaaaaaaacaaacaaacaaacaaacaaaccccaccCTGGTTTTATTCTAGAGGCAACCAAGGGACCAAGGCCTTGGTAATGTGTGAACTTCCTCAGTCCTGTTCTGGAAAATATGAGGGAATGAGAGCCTAAACATGTGATGAGGTCAACGTAGGCTTGCCAACTGCACCGGATGCCCACTGGCAGGGGGCACAGGCCAGAGGAGAGCTCCCTCACCCACCCACAACTCACAAGGGACCACCTGCTCACAGTTATTAAAACTCATTAACTGCAGGTTGTCATCTGTCTGTGTATCCCTTAGGAGGTTTCCCTATGTGCTCCAGCTGAAATATTCTATCCAGTTTGAAGCTGATCACTTGAGGAAATGGGACCAGTGGTTTGATGCTTAGTTATAGGGGCTTGTTGCCCTCACCCACGGAGACCAGGTTCCTGaggttctccagcatcacatcttGGTACAGGTTTATCTGGGCAGAGTCCAAGAGTGCCAGCTCTTCCTTGGAGAAGACCATGGCCACATCGTTGAAGGTCAAGGTTTCCTGAAACATCAAGCACATGCCACGTTCATCATCTGCACCAATGACTCCTGGAAGAAGAGCTACATTGGAAGCTTCTGTATCAGTCATTaagtttttatctttttgctCCAAAtcctcttagttccctgaccaggaattgaacctggagcCACAGCTgtgaaagcatggagttctaaccccaccaaggaattctccaaacccttgcttttcttttcttctaaaaaaagatttatgtatttggctgcctTTCAGCATGCTGGTTgtgccacagcatgtgggatcttagttcccagaccaggaattgaacccatgtcccctgcattgcaaggtggattcttaaccactggatcaccagggaagtcccttactcTTGATTTCTGTACTTATCTCTCATGGACCAGGGACAAGCACCTCATTGACTGGCACTGGTAAGCAAACTGAACTTGAGAGCAACCCTGGATCAGACAGCCTGACATTTCTGAGCCTGTTGCTTAATTTCTCCAAAGGGAATAATACCACTACCTTTCCCAGCTGTTATAAATAAGGTAAAGTGCCTACCATACAGAAGTCACTCAAAAATTGCTGACTTCCTTTTGGAAAATAGAGATACCCAGCTCCTCAGAATGGACATAGCAtttaagacaaagaaaggaaacttCAACTTACCTGGAGCTTAATCATACTGTCTTCCTCTTAGAGAGAGCAGAAGCCAGAGAAACCAGAACTGCAAAGGAGAATCCATGAGACCGGGGGTTTAACAAGTTGTGAATGAATATTGGTTCCTTCTGGACTGGACAGTTTtctcacacattcttttttttccaagatgtcttttcctctcctcttacTCTCACCAAACCAAATTCCCACCTCCTCAAGCCCCCCACCCACCAATCCCATTCCAGACACCTGTATAACTCCTCTTTCCTCAAGCTTTTGGGTCAAActgtcacattttcttttaatatttatttttttggctgtgctgggcctcagttgtggcacacaggatcttcagtcttgaTTGCAGcatagttgtggtatgtgggaatctagttccctgacaaggaattgaacctgggccccctgtactGGGAGTGTGGAaccttagctactggaccaccagggaattcctgccaTTAGGTTTTCAA from Bubalus bubalis isolate 160015118507 breed Murrah chromosome 18, NDDB_SH_1, whole genome shotgun sequence harbors:
- the LOC123327544 gene encoding zinc finger protein 285-like, whose translation is MIKLQETLTFNDVAMVFSKEELALLDSAQINLYQDVMLENLRNLVSVEQTTEAQRGRVTCPGSPRLSEELGFEPPSLTLSPVLRVHSGKRPYKCAKCGKDFDQSSNLLVHQRVHTGEKPYKCSECSKCVSSSSILQVHQKLHMGKKPYQCDEGGKSLSQSI